From Oryzias latipes chromosome 18, ASM223467v1:
CCTTTGAAGAGAAGATCTGCAGGAACACTGCAAATATAGTAAGCATCAAAGAAGTGGTGGAAGGCTTGGATCACcagggtaacccttgtgctaccgttgggaggtgggtcatctagacccactagacagtgctctgaaccttttttcttcaatgatttgtgatcttcactggtgtccatggattacatgaaatctttccacctttatccacctttgtcatggtagggagaacacctcaatggaagggggggggggggtcataggatagcacaagggttaaggagagTTTTCATCAGTGTGTCTTCAGCCACAGAATCATTCTCCTAAATATCAGTTTTCCAAATGGTTTTCCCATCTCAAAGGGGTCATGGCGGTCTGAGATGGCGTTCCTCTTTACTGTGGTCAGATTTCCCTGAGCTCAGATTCAGAAAGAGCTGCTGATTTCTCTGTGATGCAGGTTGCTGAGCTGGTGGCCACAGAGTTCTTTGAACAGGGAGACAAAGAGAGGCGAGAGCTCAACATTGAGCCTACGGTGAGTATTTCTGAATCCTTACAGCAGAACCTTCATGTCCTGGTGCGCCACCTTGTTGTCATTGGTTTGTaaaatttgttttcaaaaacctaaaaaaaaaattgtggtgTAATTCTGTgatttgtgaatttaaaaaaaaacattttttttgcagcaaatgTATTTCAAATTGCAAatcttattgttttaaaaataatcttccataaaaattgataaaaaatacCCGCTAAAGATCAATACTCACTCAGATTTGCTGAAATAGTTTGAGTTTTCTCTGACTTTGGTGGTTTTTGTTTAGAATTTCTTTCCGGCAGATAAAGGAAGCTACACGTGTTTGACGTCTTCTTTGCGTCTCTCTAGGACCTGATGAATCGTGAAAAAAGAGACAAGATTCCCAGCATGCAGGTGTCCTTCATCGATGCCATCTGCATTCAGCTGTATGAGGTAGGCGGTCCATCATTCTTCTGAGGAGTCTTTCACTGTCGTTTCTCATTTGTCCATGCTATTGCCGTCGCAGACCCTGGCGGGCCTGTTGGAGCACTGCTCGCCGCTGCTGGAAGGCTGCCAGAAGAACCGCCAGCACTGGAAGCGTTTGGCTGAAGACTGTGAGAAGGGACAGGTTGATGCTCTGGTGTGACACCAGCTAGCATTTCCTGTGACATCACCGTTTCTAGAAAGAGACGTCAAACCAAGCGCATCCAAACCGCATTTCCATATCCCAACCCGACTTTTACATTGGTGTTTCAGATGACCAGGTATTCTCTGAAAATGATGGCTGATGGAATCAGGCAGGAGGACAGCTGAAGACTGTTTCCAGGAATGACAGAAACCTCACAAGCTTTTTGGGTCCTTCCCAGCTTTATTTTACCATTCAGCAATTTTTACTGCTAATAGAAAACTCCAAACCCCAAAGCCAGTAGAAGGCTTCAGGAGAACAGGAGGGACTTTTGTaccaaacaggtttttaaagctgcCTTCTGCTGCCACCGTTTGTTTGGACACTGTAGAGACTAGATGAAGCACGACGCTATATTTTCTACCTTAGCTTTCCTTTTTGCACAACGTGCTTTTTTGACGCCTCACGTCCACAGTCTGTCACACTGGTGGGTGATTTGATATTTCAGAATGACCTGATAAGTTTGTATTTGTTCACAGCAAACACGAAAACGTTTAGTCTTTTATACAGTTTTCACAATGTCTAAACTAttgcatatttattttgtatttattagaGTTTCTATATTGTACGGTTGGTTGAGAGCACATGGTTCTTAGAGGTGACGTTTGATACAAACAATATCTATTTTTTCCTCAGGTGATTCTTCAGAACCAGTCTGAAGAATTTGCTGATGAAAATGGTTCTGAATCTTTCCAGCGTCTTGTGATAAAAGAACCATCTCAATAtattaaaataactaaaaacagtgtttgtcttttttgccaATGGCAGCAGAGACCAAGAAAACTGTCGACTTGATCTTTGTCTACACGTTTACTGAAACAACCGGTGCCTGATGGAGATCTGCTGCCCAACACGTCTGTGTCCGAGGCTCTGGCTGACTCCtgttcatgtaacccttgtgctctcctatggggtccagatgaccccccccccccccccttccattgaggtgttctccctaccatgaaaaagggggataaaggtggaaagatttcatgtaatccatggacaccagtgaagatcacaaatcattgcagaaaaaaggttcagagctctgtgcctaaagtgcctaggatagcacaagggttaaggaactTATAACTTTATGAAAGTTTCACTTTCGCTCAGTAGTTGATCAAAAGTTGTAGAATTTCACCTTAAAATGGGTTAGTCTTCTACTCAGCAGACGGACCCCCCCAGTACAGTGAGGAACCCTACGGTTCTGCCAGGCCCGCCCGTCTCCAGCTCATGATCAGGACGACCACGGTGCAGCACTCATGAACCTGATTCTTTCCCGCTGTAAATTCCCTCAATGCATCGCGTAAATCTACACCCCCACTGAATGCTGGGAGTTGCATCAAAAATGCTCCCCGCACAAAACACAAATCACACTGAGAAAAGAATTTAATGATGTAAAAAAACGAAAGCATCTTCTGAGGGGGAGAAAGATCAGGAAAACACAGATCGGAcagacaaactaacaaaaaGTTCCATCAGATCTCACTGAGCACAGGTTCGCCTCATCCTCCAACAAAGAAGAAAGTCCAGTCCAGGAAAGCAGGAGTTCCTCATGAGCTCAGAGTAAACGTCTGCAGCTCAGGTGCTGCAAGCCGAGTCGGTCCTTTTGTACGCCACCATGCTGCTCACTTTGTGGATAGAGGTGGTGAAGGAGCGCAAGCGCACCTCCTCTGATTGGTCGATTATCTGAGGCCCCGACTCTTCCCACTTGTCAGGAACCACCAAGTCTTTGTCCGTATACACCAGGAGGTCAAAGGAGCCTGCAAGAACAACTAATCAGAGGGCCGGCCGAGcagggaggagctgcaggagtcaCAGATGGATTATGGGAACTCACACTGCGTCTCCAGCAGAGGCAGGAAGGTGACGGTGGCCGTGATCTGTCTGATGACGGAGCGGATCTCATCCTGAATGGTCTTGATGGACTTCTCTCTGGGAGCACTGCTTTGAAAGGATCAGAGTCAGAGGTCAGCACACAGAAACAAAGGCTGGACTGCccccctacccctctggctccagCTGAAGGGGCAttttggagctgtagtggtgtcccaCAGTGATTCAAAGGAGGAGCCGTGGTGGATTGCTGGTAGGACGATCCGCGTCACGCTGTGGCGTTGAGGAGAAACGCATTTCCTCACGTGGGTGTGCGCTGAAGCACAgacgtttacatttaaatgtaagtcatGACTTTGTTTATGCgtgactttttaaataaaacccatGATGTGTATTTTCTGAGCGCTAACGCAGCAGACCGACTACTATTCATGACGTTGTGGAGCGGTTGTAACGTCCGGATTTGAAGACACTTTTCTCCATAAACTCAGTCATTGTAGCTATTTGGACGGCAGAGCAGCAgcctgaaataaaaaccacagaaacGTTTGCTCCCTCAGAATGAGAACCTGATTTGGAGTACATGCCGAGTCCCAACcccacagaaaaccttttttaaggtttaaaCCGAATCCCAATTCCTCCCAGCTCCTGCCCATCCCCCCTCCAGCAGTTatggaaacatttgaacattaCCAGTCCTGGATGGCGTCATCAATAGCTGCATATCTTCTACGTTAGCATTTAGCTGCCAGCGCTAGAGAAACACACAACATGGGTTTTCTAGCCTTGacctacatttaaatgtaaactctgCTTCAGAACACGCCTATGTGAAGAAATGCGCTTCTCGTCCACGCCACAGCGCGCCGCGGATCACGCTAGCGGTGGTGGGATAGCCAGCCCCTGGAGAAGCTCCTTTCCTCTTGAGACATTTGGAACTGGAGAGCGGGCTCACCTGCTCTCTTTGGCCGACTTGTCACACTCGATGTCAAACTGCCATCGCTCCAGCACCTCGTTGGTCTCCAGGCAGGTGATGACCAGCACCAGCTTCTGCACGCTGCACTCAAACAGCCATTCTGAAACCCAAACCCGCGTTACACGCCTGCTTTAAGGCCTAACACGCAGACCAGGTAAGTCCAGGCTCAGAGATTTGCAGATCACCGTCCCGttttacctggaccaggtgtgtccATCTGGAAAACAAGCCTGTTCTAACATGACACAAGAAAAACCTATTCCTGCTGTTTCAACACCACCAACACACGAACCGAGCTACACAAACGTCTTCAGGATGCTAATTTTCTGCTGATTCTTGATAGATAgcttgtggtgtcccacaaggatcaattctgggcccgctgctattcagtatttacataaatgatatattcaatgtCTCACAACTATTAAAActcattatttgctgatgacagatctattctattccattctacaaacaatcatagggaacttaATGTGGTGAACATagagttaacccttgtgctgtcttagatgaccccacccttacatggatgtgttattcctaccatgacaaaggtggataaaggtggaaagatgtcatggaatccatggacaccagtgaagatcacaaatcattgaagaaaaaaggttcagagcactgtctagtgggtctagatgacccaactcccaacgttaaagtgcctaggatagaacaagggtcacacaaaataaaatcatggcTGACGACAAATCCTCCTTTAACCCAGATAAAACTAGTGTGACATATTTTGCTAACTACTACACCAATACCGATgtctcaattaaaataaatgtcttaattTAAAGTGTTACAGAATTCAGATTCTCAGGCGtttttatcgatgacaaactaagttaaagcctcacatcagacacacacaaaataaagtcTCCAAAAGTATTTCCATCATAAGTAAATCTAAACATATTAAAATACGacagtagatatttattacACTGCTCCTTAATTTTACCATATTTGACCGACTGTGTAGAAATTTGGGGGACTGATTCTAAGAGTTCACTACATCCTCTGTTTACTTCAAAAATGAGCCGTCAGAACTGaacataaagccggatatcctgatcatacaaacaatttgATCAATCCAGACTTCTAAAACTGTATGATCTTGTTGTGTTTTAACTTCTATTCAGAGccagtgggaaatcgttaccattcaataccaaacaacacaaaagagttcttagaaaatgaaggaggaacaaaGTGAGGGGATGCAGGAACTTCAAGACCAAACTGACAAGAACCACAAAGACAAGTTTGTGTCTCATTCAATCAAGCAAATGTGACTTACggttttaatctatgcatttcatcatttctgtaatgacttTGAGAAATCTGTGTAAATTCTTCAATGTTGCGTCTGACCCTAAATTATGATGAACTCTTTGGGCTTTTAGAGGACTTTTGGGCAGGAAAACATCACTATTTAGGCACATCGACACGTGGAAACAACATGAGGTGTCAATCATCCCAACATCCACCTCCATATCCCATAAATCTGTAAAGAGAAACAATATCCCACGCCTCTTGTCTTCAATAAGCCTTTGCTGGACGCTGACAGACAGGAATTGCATCTTGATCATTGCCTCCATGttaagaaatagaaaaataaagtcCTAACAGACACGGCCTGCTTTAGGACAAAGAAAGGACAAACTACCTTTGAGTTGAGACACCACGTTGGTCAGGTAGTTGTTCAGCCTGGGCTCCGTGGAGACCTGGAGGCTCATGTCATAGTGAGTGACCCTGGTGAACGTCTCTGGGGGGTAAATGCCCCGCTGGTACAGGATGCTGTTGATGCCGAAGGCTGTGGGGAGGATCACGGGGCTGTTATTagcggggggggggttgtgacGTTAATTCAGGTCAAAGACTGAGAACACTCTTTTCGTCCACACTACTCTACGTTAGTTACTCAGCCGATGATAAGTAGTTTGTGTCTGTTCAACCCGAAATCTAGCATTCCTACTTTAACTCTGGTGACGCTCGGCTTCTTTACCAGCACACCTGGCGGTGGGCGGTGTTAGAAAGCCGCCATTAACCTACACATCGACCAGAAGCAGCCATTCGATCTTTAAGAAGTTGGCTTCAGAAGGAAGGCTTTTAAAATGCTGCGACGGTTTAGGGCTCTGCCTTCGGTCTGGAGCCGCCGTAAATACACTCGCTGGCTACACACAACAACCGAGCACGCGGGCCCGACCGCCCGCTAGCACACAACAAATGAGGAAGAGCCGTTGAAAAGCCCGGCTAGTACAGAAACAAATGTTGAAACATACAGAAAAACTCGGCCACCAGCTCCGCGCTTCCTTTAAG
This genomic window contains:
- the mad2l1 gene encoding mitotic spindle assembly checkpoint protein MAD2A (The RefSeq protein has 1 substitution compared to this genomic sequence) codes for the protein MTSTLKGITLKGSAELVAEFFSFGINSILYQRGIYPPETFTRVTHYDMSLQVSTEPRLNNYLTNVVSQLKEWLFECSVQKLVLVITCLETNEVLERWQFDIECDKSAKESSSAPREKSIKTIQDEIRSVIRQITGTVTFLPLLETQCSFDLLVYTDKDLVVPDKWEESGPQIIDQSEEVRLRSFTTSIHKVSSMVAYKRTDSACST
- the mad2l1 gene encoding mitotic spindle assembly checkpoint protein MAD2A isoform X1 produces the protein MTSTLKGITLKGSAELVAEFFSFGINSILYQRGIYPPETFTRVTHYDMSLQVSTEPRLNNYLTNVVSQLKEWLFECSVQKLVLVITCLETNEVLERWQFDIECDKSAKESSAPREKSIKTIQDEIRSVIRQITATVTFLPLLETQCSFDLLVYTDKDLVVPDKWEESGPQIIDQSEEVRLRSFTTSIHKVSSMVAYKRTDSACST